In Acropora muricata isolate sample 2 chromosome 13, ASM3666990v1, whole genome shotgun sequence, the DNA window atgggacaaggtttgacctgacacgTAGCCAGTTTGACCGCACAAAAAAGAGAAGGGAGAATAGGATGTTTCAGTGTAGTAAAATCACTTCAGAGGTATCTTCATAATTATCAAATGAAGACCACGCGACCTCTGTATGAATACTGGCAGGAGAAGCGTGTTTACATTTAACGTAGAGATGAtacgtgagctgtaaatgaaaacaaatcaaaatgcattGCAGCCATTACAATAAAAGTCCACCTTCGCGTTTGTCTTTCTCAAGTAGAAATATGTTTTTTctgtatttaccaaatcagtggatagcaatttgcgcgcgttttgattggctccccttggatattcactgttttgcgaacggagagaaaaatggcgcgccTTTcggcgaaagtttcagaagaagaaattgtggccattaaatgaaacagcatttttttatccatctgatctggtaaatactaaaacaactattcccctcagggtcggtgaagagtggtggatatatacctcgacgcttcgcgtctcggtatatatccaccactattcacctccccttcgggggatagttgtataatatttcaCATCAGAACAGATGAGCCCTGTGaacatgtccggtcagactTCGCATTCACCAGTCGAAACCTCAAAATTGCCGGACAAATGTCACAGAATGTTTCGAGTTTATGGAGCGTCTTGATCGACTGTGTACTGGTCTAAAGGTAGAGCTGATCATACAATCACCATTTTGATTACAGAGGGAATACTGCTTTCACCGAaagtagagcagttttcaaatgactgtcgaaagtaattacgtgattgcgtttgctacgcttagtgattggcttaaaagactcgcgccagtttttcaaccaatgagacgcaaaaccaaaaccaaccgcaccatgtacgcgtgatttttcccgcgcttcgagcgagttacaagtaattgttaggaattgtgattggctcatggagctgtttgttcctgttgtgattggtcggagtaattggtttggtttcggtttttcgactgtcatttgaaaaccgctctaacatgTCATACAAACCAAGAACAGCTTACCAATATAACcagcggcaaatgtaacgacaAGTTGCTCTGGCTTGGAGCATTCACtcctaaaataaataataataacaaaaataattgatCAACACTTGCTACATTTAAAACTATACGTTGCACATCTGGAACATGATTGGACCCTTAAAACATTGCAATTGCCATTACTGGTACAGCAAAAGGAAAACTTACATAATAATTTGGGTgtgaataaaatttaatttagtcTACATTAAGAacattttataaaaaaataaatacacaacTATCAGCTAGCCattaagaaaattaaaataaaaaaattaaggcTTATAGTTTAAAGAAATAATAGTGCGAAATAACAGTGCGACCTCCacgttttcttaatttcaaaCATTAAGTATGTTTGCATTTCCCACATAATTGTTGCCCTCTGAAAGGTACGGACATTCAGACATAGCAAAAAACACTCACCTTGGTTTGGGTAAAGAAATAATAGTGCGAAATAACAGTGCGACCTCCacgttttcttaatttcaaaCATTAAGTATGTTTGCATTTTTATCCACATAATTGTTGCCCTCTGAAAGGTACGCACATTCAGACATAGCTAAAACCACTCACCTTGGTTTGGGTACAACATTTTTGTACAGGAATTCCACAGTTCGCTCAAAACAGGCAAACTTCATCATGGTATAAGGAATCTGTCTCATCCACAATGGAGGAAGTCCCTTGTAAAATctgatttgaaagaaaatgcgATGTTTTTATTGAAGGTTGAGGGAAATAAAAACAAGCCAATAGCCAAGGAAAAGTCTCTTTCTTGTTCACTAATGGCAAAAAGTTTTCAGACAGACGAAGGTTTCTTCAAAGTGGATGCAATGGGTCCCAAGGAGCAATTCCCGCAGAGGATTTGAGGCCATGCTCATGGATGACATGGGCACAAAGATGCCAATGGAgcaaataattaatattattattcacttTATTGatttctcaattttgattggttaatttatCTGCAAATAACTGCGTGCAAATAATagtttgagcatgcgcatttgttAAAAACGTTCCTCAGCTACAAATAATACTCTGGGCATGCGCATTGGCTTCAAACTTGTAAACAATGGCGGCTCACTTTGCTGAACTTTCGGAAAATGAGTACAGAAAGATATAAAACGAAGCTTGATGagtgaatgataaaacaattattgaactcggttctcgcaaaatatcgtgatttgttgatggcttgcagatcaataattatttgcctcTGCTATCAGTATCGGCACCGacaaatcatgatattttgctCGACCTCGTACAATAATTGATTAACATTGTGTCTTTAACAAGAACGAAGGGTACTCTTGATTTCAAAGAGTGGGCATTAAGGTGGTCTCATATACATGTTCATCTTAAATTAAACTTGAGTAATTATTATCAAACTCGCAGATTCTAACTTCTTTCATGTGGTTCAATgggtaattttcacattgcacataacaaaatttggtttcaatgaGCAAAATAGGGCCAACTCACTGCAGTGAAAAGATTACAAACACACTTCACACACTAGCTTTTCAGAATGAATGACCATTGAAGAGCTAAGGTAATGCTTCAAACATCACCTTTCAAATCTTATTACTGTAATAAATTTACCCTAAacaacttgtttgaaaccaaataTTTTTATGCGGGACCATACATACCCTCTGATTCCTTCTTCTGCCCAAAGCTTTGGCACTCCTTCACGCAGGTTGTTGGCCCAGCCTGGTTGCGTCTGGATTCGAACTTTAACAGCTTCCATCGGAGAGAGGGCAATGTCGGCAAAGAACTCTGCACTTGCCGAAGCAGCTAAGTAAAGCGATGTTCTAAAAAGATATGCATTTTCCTAGAAATAAACACCAAATTTTGAACATGAGAAGCAATGACATTCAACTTAGCTTGAGTACAGTTCATGCAACAACATGGAGGACAACCTGATATAGTAGTTTGATGTTAGCCTGtctaaaatgaatgcaacttgaaaaattCCCATTCAAGATCCAACTTTTTTACACTTCTGTTAACATGCTTCATCAGGGATGATCTCGCGTGGCAACATGAATCTTTTCATACACTCATTAATCAGTGTTTATTCTTGTTAATGAGGTGAAGATAGGTGTCATGTTAAGGGACACCATCATCAAAATTTTAAACCAGAGAGGCAccatcaaactatgtctgatatTCTTATGTTActtaaccctttacctcccaaggggttccccattgacaagtaaaatcgtctggcattagacagagtaaatctatgagtgccaattggcactcatgggagggTAAGGGTTAACAGTTTCACTTCGGTAAGAGCtccttacagattttactctacaccagatgattttacttgtcaatggggaaccccttgggggTGAAAGGATTAACAAAATCTAGGTTCACTCaaaaattattaacattataAAGATGACATCCGTGAGCGACTTGAGGAATTTTTCATTCATGTCAACActgttgaatgttgaatgagttttgcgatatttttttattatgctTCCTTAAACTAGCAAATGACCATCCGGCCCCTTAAGTTTTCCTTAAAATATATAATTTTGATTCTGCTATAATTTTCAGTGCTCCCGGTGATACACGGCACATCAATGGAGAGTGTTGTCCAAAAAGTATCTTgacaacttcaaaatgaaaagcaGTCAAGGAGAGAACAatgcaaaaaattaaacatgGCATCTTTCCCCATGTTTCCCATCGCTATATATATATTGACAAACGTCAAACTGAAGGAGAGGCTGAGCTTAATAAAAGCTGTTCTTGAGTCATGGACAGCAACCAGAATGGAAAGGTTAGTTCATGCTATGACAATATCAATGCAGTGTGTCTAATAAAAACAGCTGAAGTTCATTGACAACTTGCACAAAACATTGCTTCATGACAAAGCAGAAGGGAGACACCAGTTGCTGTCCATCACTCAAAACATCTCTGTCTTCATCCTCCCTGTTGCCACGGCTCTTACCTCTCCAATGAAGTTGCTGTAGAGGATCTTGAACACTTCATAGAATCCAAATTTACAAAGGCCTTGCATAGAGTAACCAATAAATGTTGGCGCCCAACCCTTGGCCAAACCCCGAACGCCATCCTCGCGAACAGTAACTTTGAAACCATTAACAATGTTTCCATATTTCTGGGGGTCTACCTGCAAAGTTTAAAAAGTTGTTTTAGCACAACATTGTAAACCAAAAGTTAGATTTCTATCCAATGTCACATCCCTCCTTCAAGCAAGTTCTACCGCAGTAGATAATGATTGCAGCAGCAGTCATTGAACagcttaaagtaaacaaaattCTGGCAACAAGCAATCGACAAGGATCAAATTACCAACGTAAAAAGATTTCAACATTGGCATTTCAAGTTTTAACACTTCACCAGAGCAAAGGGTAAACAGCTAACAAACAGCTAACACTAGAGATGAATGCCTTGTAATATTTTCACAGAGATACTTAGACACTTATCACTCAATCATTTCTCTCCAACTTTTTTTTGCAGCTTACTGTCTCCTGGGCATAAgttactatgctgtccttcagAGTAAGCAAGTGAGAGAGTGAGAGTAACAATTTGAGCTCACAACGAACTCTGCCAATTTCGATCCAATATTCCAGATCTTGAACACTTCCCCAGAGAACCTCGCTCCTCAACTTTTAGGTAAAGAGTTATAATTATTTAAGTTATCCTGAACCATACAAGGGCTCAGACCTAATGACGCTAATTATAAGAGACAACATGGAGGGGTTAGGGAACTGGACATGAGATCTGGTCATCTCAAGTTCAAGTCGCACTCCGACAACCAGTTGGATTTCTTCAAGGTAGTCCCTGGTTTAACTCGGACAcagtttttgacgctgttaaccctttccctgccaaggggttccccattgacgagtaaaatcgtctggcgttagacagagtaaaagcCATAAGTGCCCTGTTTCGCCAAATCAAAACACTGGGTTGTCATCAGTGGACTTACTTTTTTTAGTACactaaaacaatagagtttatgttcgcaggcataaatatgttttgggtccaactcagactcattttagcccgagccgttaggcaacggttaaaatgagctctgagatgGTCCCAatatatatttatgcccaagaacataaactctattactattattatcactttggagggcattgagaaaataaacgctgaaaaaaatgacaacaaaacactctgaagaatatatCTTTCTGCTGTGAGTACtgtaaacgtcaacaaactttgaaatggcctTTCGAGTTTGATTAGCTGCTTAGATCgtcgattattattatttgattctcactttttattggtttattgtaaaaatgtattttagcccgccaaattcttcattttagcccgcaaaatgagccacaatgcccgacaaagtgatcaTAAAGAGTATGGCTTGCCAAATGCAAAAGTAACTATGAGAAGTATTCATAACTGAATAGGAAACCATCTTGAAATACCTGCCCTACCAGCGATGACCAGCCTGGCCGCCGCAGTGGTTAACAAGCGAGTCTTCCATATTTGCAGTCTTATTCAACGCAAGCTGAGTTTCTGTCAAAATCAACCCCACTTGAGAGTTTCCCCCCACCCATGTGGCAccactttttctttcaaaagtaaCCTTTCATTCATCTGTTTTAGGAGTTTTGTGCATAAAAGCAAACTAACTTGATCCGTTGTGTGACATTAAAAAGTCTTATCATCTCACCTGAATTCTGCATTTGACCAAATCAAGGGGCACAACAGCTGTATGGGTCAGACCACAGCTAAGAATTCCACCAAATCCACAGTAGGCATAATATGTTCCACTACCAAACTCACAGCTGTACTTGTCACCTGTGGAAATTTAGAAATGACTTCACAACTCGTGATACATAAACGAAgtcattttcttgaaaaaataaTTCTGGAATTCTTACTTCCTTTTAAGGGCAAAGTCTGGGcaaatatttgaagaaaatttacgAGAGCCCGATATTTTATTCATAAAAGGGCAATTGAGCAATAGTACGTCACAATTTCACGCAAGTATCTGTACTAAGCATTGACTGACAGTAAAACTCCTCTACAATTCATCGGTTCGAATCAATCCAATAAAACTAATATTTTAATTTACTACTCAAAATCAAAGGAAGTTGTGCTTTTGCAAGTCAATTCAAGGTTACAGATCGCTACTCCACTTACAACAGCTATATAATCTCAATATAACACGATTAAGGCAGAAGATTTCAAGGACAATATTTTAGCTCAAATGTCGATGAGTCCAATCGCATACTCAAATTCACGTGCAATCTTGGAATATACCGATGCGGCCTTTCTATGTGTAACATAACTTAAATGGCAATCAAGCGCCAAGGCattaatttaagcaattacatCAAGTAAAACAACTTATAATCTCAAATCTAGTACAGAATACACTTTTCAAGATCCGACAGGAAGATCTAAATTTCCAAATTCAAAACGCCGGGTCGCAACTCACCGCCTTCAACATTAGGTGCCGCCATTATCCGGCTAGAACGAGTTTGTGGTGTTGTCGGCTCCGATGAGCATTTCGCCAAGCTTAACGGAGAAGTAAAGGGACTGTTCTTTGCTGTTTCGGAAAATCTAGAGAACATTTTGGCTTTTCAGCGGATAATTAGTCACAAATCTGTCCACAGTTTGAGGCAGAACACCTCGATCAAGCGCAACGCTCGTTGAAAAGGTTAAAGAAGGAATTATGGGTGACACGTACGTAATACTGTTAATTAAACACGCATGAGCAATCTGGAAAACCGCAAATAGAGAGTCTGTGGGCTCTGAATTGAGGATATCGTCACGAGTTGGAAGGTGCAATAACTATTACAAGCAAAATATATCATTCTCAAATCTCAGAATGTGTAGATAAGACTACATCTGAGCTGCCACGCTATCATAGAAATGGTAAAAAACGAGGAAGGAGAAGGTGCTTTGAAAGTCGTCCAAAAGTCTCCTTCGCGGCAGTTTTtgaatgtcacgcaa includes these proteins:
- the LOC136895606 gene encoding solute carrier family 25 member 3-like, coding for MFSRFSETAKNSPFTSPLSLAKCSSEPTTPQTRSSRIMAAPNVEGGDKYSCEFGSGTYYAYCGFGGILSCGLTHTAVVPLDLVKCRIQVDPQKYGNIVNGFKVTVREDGVRGLAKGWAPTFIGYSMQGLCKFGFYEVFKILYSNFIGEENAYLFRTSLYLAASASAEFFADIALSPMEAVKVRIQTQPGWANNLREGVPKLWAEEGIRGFYKGLPPLWMRQIPYTMMKFACFERTVEFLYKNVVPKPRSECSKPEQLVVTFAAGYIAGVFCAVVSHPADTVVSKLNNDVGSTPIQAARELGMKGLWKGLGPRIIMIGTLTALQWFIYDSVKVFFRLPRPPPPEEPESLKQKRLQKQQQAA